From a single Streptomyces sp. NBC_00377 genomic region:
- a CDS encoding AAA family ATPase yields MTESSEWLIYRGAGEPHDGIERLPDPPPWRDFTSRDAARTGDGSEDRRLGAHRHLAELHRPGAEELEMINAALYLRRPLLVTGSPGAGKSTLAHSVAYELGLGNVLRWSVVSRSALQDGLYHYDAIARLQDVQIAAQGGFGSAAGSPGAVEGIGSYIRLGPLGTALLPSDTPRVLLIDELDKSDIDLPNDLLNVLEEGEFAIPELERIADRLPDGEAEVLTADGVKVRVRDGRVRCRAFPFVVLTSNGERDFPAPLMRRCIHLELGRPDHNRLATFVRAHLGDEAARAGDDLITRFLERSRSELLAADQLLNAIYLTDAAAPPSRDRLADLLIQRLDRPR; encoded by the coding sequence ATGACCGAATCCAGTGAGTGGCTCATCTACCGAGGCGCAGGCGAACCGCACGACGGGATCGAGCGGTTGCCCGATCCGCCCCCCTGGCGCGACTTCACCAGCCGGGACGCGGCGCGCACCGGCGACGGGTCCGAGGACCGCAGGCTCGGCGCGCACCGGCACCTGGCGGAACTGCACCGGCCGGGCGCCGAGGAGCTGGAGATGATCAACGCGGCGCTCTATCTGCGCCGCCCCCTGCTCGTCACGGGCAGCCCCGGCGCGGGCAAGAGCACGCTCGCGCACTCGGTGGCGTACGAACTCGGCCTCGGCAACGTGCTGCGCTGGTCCGTCGTCAGCCGTTCCGCGCTCCAGGACGGGCTCTACCACTACGACGCGATCGCCCGGCTCCAGGACGTGCAGATCGCCGCGCAGGGCGGATTCGGGTCGGCGGCGGGCTCACCGGGCGCGGTCGAGGGGATCGGCAGCTATATCCGTCTGGGACCGCTCGGCACCGCGCTGCTGCCCTCCGACACCCCGCGCGTGCTGCTCATCGACGAGCTGGACAAGAGCGACATCGACCTGCCCAACGACCTGCTGAACGTGCTGGAGGAGGGCGAGTTCGCGATCCCCGAGCTGGAGCGCATCGCCGACCGGCTGCCCGACGGCGAGGCGGAGGTGCTGACCGCCGACGGTGTGAAGGTCCGGGTGCGGGACGGCCGGGTGCGCTGCCGTGCCTTCCCGTTCGTCGTGCTCACGAGCAACGGGGAGCGCGATTTCCCGGCCCCGCTGATGCGCCGGTGCATCCACCTGGAACTGGGGCGCCCCGACCACAACCGGCTCGCCACCTTCGTACGCGCGCATCTCGGGGACGAGGCGGCGCGCGCGGGGGACGATCTGATCACGCGGTTCCTCGAGCGGTCGCGCAGTGAACTCCTCGCGGCCGACCAGCTGCTGAACGCGATCTACCTCACCGACGCGGCCGCGCCGCCCAGTCGTGACCGCCTGGCCGACCTGCTCATCCAGCGACTCGACCGCCCGAGGTGA
- a CDS encoding VMAP-C domain-containing protein: MTGGHAPGASNALDAARRALRGLVVAATVRIHRPVVGYALEEPGTFLGSGFFIAPNWVLTCAHVACGGEGGEVAVVYETAPGRGTSTAPGRVVATLPDRADRAEGTLPAGNWPAPDLALVQLTEPVDDHECVYVSERPAAYYGEGRVLYAGWTENEGRLQVLDGTLTVQGTIGGWSSDVQMRLGDNDLPYGVSGGPVIDPVRGEVIGVLKARSDHRPGGTSTGIEQLRTLRVPPEAVPAEHSDLYQAVFHAHDRYHRDRQRHPASRRQTWTDVQGRLGARPGRTLSPDERIQLLGRLAELPPPESTRGLLDILDSLPDFQTLTPLPAPRGWRDGLGALYESASDDGALELVLDYAMRAMSAPRPFVVPSTPDAEKALWVWVWQAAQRLSVRYRSGLAEQRIERLRRRGRSGAHARARAVGSAARPSALLEVVLRGWEPDRCDWSVCVAAPGGEAVRLHEAERTPLAELPVHLAGPLGEAFRHCDEPGRPALLQVALPHALLGLEVDNWRLSPDEAPLGALRPVVVRCADRDRLPDEAFGPYDLDPFGPGAARGGGEPDGSGGAADGCGAQGTQGAADAGDPEGFGDPDDPDDLDAERRARWRWLHAHPGRAEVLDCDEGLRKPLPTVEQLRALSHGTVPVLCRYGDLRYEDDAEALTRIVLGGYGVALWRRRHGRADAVCGEFHRGTIDGIAEPPSAQYLPEAVHDLRMRLREGRTESFWADGVALLYDDPHQPLPGTGDLLEAP; encoded by the coding sequence ATGACGGGCGGGCACGCCCCGGGCGCATCGAACGCGCTCGATGCGGCCCGTCGTGCACTGCGTGGACTCGTCGTGGCGGCGACCGTGCGCATTCATCGCCCGGTCGTCGGGTATGCCCTGGAGGAGCCCGGCACATTCCTCGGGAGCGGCTTCTTCATCGCCCCGAACTGGGTTCTGACCTGCGCACACGTGGCCTGCGGCGGGGAAGGGGGCGAGGTCGCCGTGGTGTATGAGACGGCACCGGGGCGGGGCACGTCCACCGCCCCCGGGCGGGTGGTGGCGACACTTCCCGACCGGGCCGACCGCGCGGAGGGGACCCTGCCCGCCGGTAACTGGCCCGCTCCTGACCTGGCCCTGGTCCAGCTGACCGAACCTGTCGACGACCACGAGTGCGTGTACGTCTCCGAGCGTCCGGCGGCGTACTACGGCGAAGGCCGGGTGCTGTACGCCGGCTGGACGGAGAACGAGGGCCGCTTACAGGTCCTGGACGGCACGCTCACGGTGCAGGGCACCATCGGCGGCTGGTCGTCGGACGTGCAGATGCGGCTGGGCGACAACGACCTGCCGTACGGCGTCTCGGGCGGGCCGGTGATCGACCCGGTGCGCGGCGAGGTGATCGGCGTGCTCAAGGCGCGCTCGGACCACCGGCCCGGCGGCACCTCGACCGGCATCGAGCAGCTGCGCACCCTGCGGGTACCGCCGGAGGCGGTGCCGGCCGAGCACAGCGACCTCTACCAGGCGGTGTTCCACGCCCACGACCGCTACCACCGCGACCGGCAGCGCCACCCGGCGTCCCGGCGGCAGACCTGGACCGACGTACAGGGCCGACTGGGCGCGCGGCCGGGCCGTACGCTCAGCCCGGACGAGCGGATCCAGCTGCTGGGCCGGCTCGCCGAACTCCCGCCGCCCGAAAGCACCCGCGGCCTGCTGGACATCCTCGACTCCCTCCCGGATTTTCAGACCCTCACCCCGCTGCCCGCGCCGCGCGGCTGGCGGGACGGCCTCGGAGCGCTGTACGAGAGCGCGAGTGACGACGGGGCGCTGGAGCTCGTCCTCGACTACGCGATGCGGGCGATGTCCGCTCCGCGCCCCTTCGTCGTGCCCAGCACCCCGGACGCCGAGAAGGCGCTGTGGGTGTGGGTGTGGCAGGCCGCGCAGCGGTTGAGCGTCCGCTACCGGTCGGGTCTGGCCGAGCAGCGGATCGAGCGGCTGCGCCGGCGGGGACGGTCCGGCGCACACGCGCGTGCCCGTGCCGTCGGCAGCGCGGCACGGCCCTCCGCGCTGCTCGAAGTGGTGCTCCGCGGTTGGGAGCCGGACCGCTGCGACTGGTCGGTCTGCGTGGCCGCGCCCGGCGGGGAGGCGGTCCGGCTGCACGAGGCGGAGCGCACGCCCCTGGCCGAGCTGCCCGTGCATCTCGCCGGCCCGCTCGGGGAGGCGTTCCGCCACTGCGACGAGCCGGGCAGGCCCGCGCTCCTCCAGGTGGCGCTGCCCCATGCGCTGCTCGGCCTGGAGGTCGACAACTGGCGGCTGTCGCCGGACGAGGCCCCGTTGGGCGCGCTGCGCCCGGTCGTCGTGCGCTGTGCCGACCGCGACCGGCTGCCCGACGAGGCGTTCGGCCCGTACGACCTGGATCCCTTCGGCCCGGGCGCGGCGCGGGGCGGGGGAGAACCGGACGGCTCCGGCGGTGCGGCCGACGGGTGTGGCGCGCAGGGCACACAGGGCGCGGCGGACGCGGGCGACCCGGAGGGTTTCGGCGACCCGGATGATCCCGACGACTTGGACGCGGAGCGCCGGGCCCGTTGGCGCTGGCTGCACGCGCACCCGGGCAGGGCCGAAGTCCTGGACTGCGACGAGGGGTTGCGTAAACCCCTGCCGACGGTGGAGCAGTTGCGGGCGCTGTCGCACGGCACCGTCCCGGTGCTCTGCCGCTACGGCGACCTGCGCTACGAGGACGACGCGGAGGCGCTCACCCGGATCGTCCTCGGCGGCTACGGCGTGGCCCTGTGGCGCCGGCGGCACGGCCGGGCCGACGCCGTCTGCGGGGAGTTCCACCGCGGCACGATCGACGGGATCGCCGAACCGCCCAGCGCGCAGTACCTGCCGGAGGCCGTGCACGACCTCCGGATGCGGCTGCGCGAGGGCCGCACGGAGTCCTTCTGGGCCGACGGCGTGGCCCTGCTGTACGACGATCCCCACCAGCCGCTCCCCGGAACGGGTGACCTGCTGGAGGCCCCTTGA
- a CDS encoding CU044_2847 family protein — MSGEDVTRVARIALPDGTPVWARISGAGELTAPSGRLSYSDTGFAERVEASVESLHGLVTGVARSLAEPLRAVRPDEVSVEFGIELTAKAGKVVGLLADGEAKAGITVTLTWHNGPPDPDAPPPHPALDGQPPAPPRNPPTSPPAPGTPPSATGTPPRNPRTPPSAPGTPPPAPGAAPPHPALDGQPPAPPGNPRTPPPAPGMPPSAPGTPPPAPGAPPPPPALGAPVSPAPCSRARGGVSSGGGGRAGASPGAPMHGGADGTAGGGGA; from the coding sequence ATGAGCGGTGAGGACGTGACGCGGGTGGCGCGCATCGCGCTGCCGGACGGGACGCCCGTCTGGGCCCGGATCTCGGGGGCGGGGGAGCTGACCGCGCCGTCCGGGCGGCTGTCGTACAGCGACACCGGGTTCGCCGAGCGGGTGGAGGCGAGCGTGGAGAGCCTGCACGGGCTCGTCACGGGGGTCGCGCGGTCACTGGCGGAACCGCTGCGCGCGGTGCGGCCCGACGAGGTGAGCGTCGAGTTCGGCATCGAGCTGACCGCCAAGGCCGGGAAGGTCGTGGGCCTGCTCGCCGACGGAGAGGCCAAGGCCGGCATCACGGTCACCCTCACCTGGCACAACGGCCCACCGGACCCGGATGCACCCCCGCCGCACCCGGCCCTCGATGGGCAGCCACCGGCACCGCCGCGGAACCCCCCTACGTCCCCGCCGGCTCCCGGTACGCCCCCGTCGGCTACGGGCACACCGCCGCGGAACCCCCGCACACCCCCGTCGGCTCCGGGCACCCCGCCACCGGCTCCCGGTGCAGCCCCGCCGCACCCGGCCCTCGATGGGCAGCCACCGGCACCGCCGGGGAACCCCCGCACACCCCCGCCGGCTCCCGGTATGCCCCCGTCGGCTCCGGGCACGCCGCCACCCGCTCCCGGCGCGCCCCCACCCCCACCGGCCCTCGGCGCGCCCGTGTCTCCCGCACCCTGTTCACGCGCGCGTGGTGGAGTGTCGTCCGGCGGGGGCGGGCGCGCGGGCGCGTCTCCCGGCGCGCCGATGCACGGGGGTGCCGACGGCACCGCGGGTGGGGGCGGGGCATGA
- a CDS encoding DUF6104 family protein, whose translation MYFTDRGIEELEKRRGEEEVTFEWLAEQLRTFVDLNPDFEVPVERLATWLARLDDEDDE comes from the coding sequence ATGTACTTCACCGATCGCGGAATCGAGGAACTCGAGAAGCGGCGCGGCGAGGAGGAGGTCACCTTCGAGTGGCTCGCCGAGCAGTTGCGGACGTTCGTCGACCTGAATCCGGACTTCGAGGTGCCGGTGGAGCGGCTGGCGACCTGGCTGGCGCGGCTGGACGACGAGGACGACGAGTAG
- a CDS encoding DUF4097 family beta strand repeat-containing protein: MPEWSVAEPRKLSFDEPVSELHVRIVDGTVNVVGTEEGPARLEVSRIEGPPLVVSHRDGNLTVAYEDLPWKGFLKWLDRKGWRRSAVVSLAVPAGTRVEVGVVSAGAVVSGIDGHAEVKGVNGDTTLVGLAGPVRADTVSGSVEAQALTGDLRFNSVSGDLTVVEAGSSVKADSVSGSMIVDLDPTSRPTTVDLTSVSGEIAIRLPHPADARVEASTASGSVSNAFENLRVSGLWGAKRITGRLGAGNGTLKATTVSGSIALLRRPPADDTLDGATDGARTDAHEAQPATGATAPTTAATGSPAAPAAPAPESAASADPAPTPATAAEPANGARAGRPTGPGDNAASGPGVESSSVEGPSADPADSTTDKKVL; the protein is encoded by the coding sequence ATGCCCGAATGGTCCGTCGCCGAGCCGAGGAAGCTCTCCTTCGACGAGCCCGTGAGCGAACTGCACGTGCGCATCGTCGACGGCACCGTGAACGTCGTGGGCACGGAAGAGGGTCCCGCCCGCCTGGAGGTCTCGCGGATCGAGGGGCCTCCCCTGGTGGTGAGCCACCGCGACGGGAACCTGACGGTGGCGTACGAGGACCTGCCCTGGAAGGGCTTCCTCAAGTGGCTCGACCGCAAGGGCTGGCGGCGCAGCGCCGTGGTCTCGCTGGCCGTGCCGGCCGGCACCCGCGTCGAGGTGGGTGTCGTGAGCGCCGGGGCGGTGGTCTCCGGCATCGACGGCCACGCGGAGGTGAAGGGCGTCAACGGGGACACGACCCTGGTGGGGCTCGCCGGCCCGGTGCGCGCCGACACCGTCTCCGGGAGCGTGGAGGCCCAGGCCCTCACCGGCGACCTGCGCTTCAACTCCGTGTCCGGCGACCTGACCGTGGTCGAGGCGGGCTCCTCCGTGAAGGCCGACTCCGTGAGCGGGTCGATGATCGTCGACCTCGACCCGACCAGCCGCCCCACGACCGTCGACCTGACGAGCGTCTCGGGCGAGATCGCCATCCGGCTCCCCCACCCGGCCGACGCGCGCGTGGAGGCGAGCACCGCGAGCGGCTCCGTTTCCAACGCCTTCGAGAACCTCCGGGTGAGCGGCCTGTGGGGCGCCAAGCGCATCACCGGCCGCCTGGGCGCGGGCAACGGCACGCTGAAGGCGACGACGGTCTCCGGCTCGATCGCCCTCCTGCGAAGGCCACCCGCGGACGACACCCTGGACGGGGCGACGGACGGCGCCCGGACCGACGCGCACGAGGCGCAGCCGGCTACGGGAGCCACGGCCCCCACGACCGCGGCCACGGGCTCCCCCGCAGCACCGGCAGCACCGGCCCCGGAGTCGGCGGCGAGCGCGGACCCGGCCCCGACCCCGGCCACCGCGGCGGAACCGGCGAACGGAGCCCGCGCCGGTCGGCCCACCGGCCCGGGGGACAATGCCGCTTCCGGCCCGGGCGTCGAGAGCTCCTCCGTCGAGGGCCCCTCCGCCGACCCGGCCGACAGCACGACCGACAAGAAGGTGCTCTGA
- a CDS encoding helix-turn-helix transcriptional regulator, translating to MPPVFAHGRLRLYLLKLLDEAPRHGYEVIRLLEERFQGLYAPSAGTVYPRLAKLEAEGLVTHTTEGGRKVYAITDAGRAELADRSGELADLELEIRESVAELAAEIRADVRGAAGDLRREMRAAATEARTGGTAGSAGHGAQGEYADHGEFGDNEAWRAAKEEMRRVKQEWKEQARRAKDESRRAREEAQRARRQAKEAQERARSQAQEEVQRIARRVQEQVQDHFTRGDWPTGVREGLTELAKEFGEFGKDFGSQYGKDFGFGRAGTTAAKPAERTGSPGPTGPTSSTGSAATTRPEYSSTPEDFPAGYEPAWAHEDTGGDPSRDLDRLLDRFRDDIRDAARDHGVTADQLREARRHLSTAAAHIGVILRVPKP from the coding sequence ATGCCTCCCGTCTTCGCCCACGGCCGTCTCCGTCTCTACCTGCTGAAACTGCTGGACGAAGCACCGCGCCACGGCTACGAGGTGATCCGCCTCCTCGAGGAACGCTTCCAGGGGCTGTACGCGCCGTCGGCGGGCACCGTCTACCCGCGACTGGCCAAGCTGGAGGCCGAGGGTCTGGTCACCCACACCACCGAGGGCGGCCGCAAGGTGTACGCCATCACCGACGCGGGCCGGGCCGAACTGGCGGACCGCAGCGGCGAACTCGCCGACCTGGAACTGGAGATCCGGGAGTCGGTCGCCGAGCTGGCCGCCGAGATCCGGGCCGACGTACGCGGAGCGGCGGGTGATCTGCGGCGCGAGATGCGGGCGGCAGCCACCGAGGCCCGCACGGGCGGCACAGCGGGTTCCGCAGGGCACGGCGCGCAGGGCGAGTACGCGGACCACGGGGAGTTCGGCGACAACGAGGCGTGGCGTGCCGCCAAGGAGGAGATGCGCCGCGTCAAGCAGGAGTGGAAGGAACAGGCCCGCCGGGCCAAGGACGAGAGCCGCCGCGCCCGCGAGGAGGCCCAGCGCGCCCGCCGCCAGGCCAAGGAGGCCCAGGAGCGGGCCCGTAGCCAGGCCCAGGAAGAGGTGCAGCGCATCGCGCGCCGGGTCCAGGAACAGGTCCAGGACCATTTCACCCGGGGCGACTGGCCGACCGGCGTCCGGGAGGGCCTGACGGAACTCGCCAAGGAGTTCGGCGAGTTCGGCAAGGACTTCGGAAGTCAGTACGGCAAGGACTTCGGCTTCGGCCGCGCCGGCACGACGGCCGCGAAGCCGGCGGAGCGAACCGGGTCGCCGGGCCCGACGGGCCCGACATCCTCGACGGGTTCGGCGGCGACCACGCGTCCGGAATACTCGAGCACCCCGGAGGATTTCCCCGCCGGGTACGAGCCGGCCTGGGCCCATGAGGACACCGGCGGCGATCCGAGCCGCGACCTGGACCGCCTCCTCGACCGCTTCCGGGACGACATCCGCGACGCGGCCCGCGATCACGGCGTCACCGCGGACCAACTCCGCGAAGCACGCCGTCACCTGTCCACCGCGGCCGCGCACATCGGCGTGATACTGCGGGTCCCGAAGCCCTGA
- a CDS encoding Clp protease N-terminal domain-containing protein codes for MFERFTKDARAVVEGAVGHAEREGANRVEETHMLLALLDREGSRGSFALASLGLPPGGRAGLVGDLAETRRRGGLSRADEEALSGLGIDLSEIVTRVEESHGEGALAPDRRSSPGKRSGRRPFSRGAKDLLTGTLRVALAHGERRIGDEHLLLALTARRGAPSEILSDHGVTHASLTRVLYGGTGRDGDAGSDTGTGSGPETKAG; via the coding sequence ATGTTCGAGCGGTTCACCAAGGACGCCCGGGCGGTCGTCGAGGGCGCGGTGGGGCACGCGGAGCGGGAAGGGGCGAACCGGGTCGAGGAGACGCACATGCTGCTCGCCCTGCTCGACCGGGAGGGCAGCCGCGGTTCCTTCGCGCTGGCCTCGCTCGGACTGCCGCCCGGCGGGCGTGCGGGGCTGGTGGGGGACCTGGCTGAGACGCGCCGTCGCGGTGGGCTCTCCCGGGCCGACGAGGAAGCCCTGTCCGGGCTGGGCATCGACCTGTCGGAGATCGTGACCCGGGTCGAGGAGTCCCACGGCGAAGGGGCGCTGGCCCCCGACCGGCGCTCCTCCCCCGGCAAACGGTCCGGGCGCAGACCGTTCAGCCGCGGCGCCAAGGACCTGCTCACCGGAACCCTGCGCGTCGCCCTCGCGCATGGCGAACGGCGCATCGGCGACGAGCACCTGCTGCTCGCCCTCACGGCCCGCCGCGGCGCCCCCTCGGAGATCCTCTCCGACCACGGCGTCACCCACGCGTCCCTCACCCGGGTGCTGTACGGCGGCACCGGCCGGGACGGCGACGCGGGGAGCGATACCGGTACCGGTTCAGGGCCCGAGACCAAGGCCGGCTGA
- a CDS encoding helix-turn-helix domain-containing protein, producing the protein MTEATDLAERAGDRDPRVGLRAVAALRRLLEQLEAVQVRSARNQGWSWQEIAAELGVSRQAVHKKYGRH; encoded by the coding sequence ATGACCGAAGCAACGGATCTCGCCGAGCGCGCCGGCGACCGCGATCCCCGGGTCGGACTGCGCGCCGTGGCGGCACTGCGCCGGCTGCTCGAGCAGTTGGAGGCGGTACAGGTGCGCAGTGCGCGCAACCAGGGCTGGTCGTGGCAGGAGATCGCCGCGGAGCTCGGAGTCAGCAGGCAGGCCGTGCACAAGAAGTACGGGAGGCATTGA
- a CDS encoding zinc-binding dehydrogenase, protein MFAVYAARIDRDQPLSGLELGERPTPETRPGWSTVDVRAASLNHHDLWSLRGVGLPEGRLPMILGCDAAGVDEDGNEVVLHSVIGQTGHGVGPDEPRSILTERYQGTFAEQVAVPTWNILPKPRELSFEEAACLPTAWLTAYRMLFTNAGVRPGDSVLVQGAGGGVATAAIVLGRAAGLRVFATSRDEAKRKRALELGAVEAVEPGARLPQRVDAVIETVGAATWSHSVKSLRPGGTLVISGATSGDRPSHAELTRIFFLELKVVGSTMGTKDELEDLLAFCAATGVRPVIDEVLPLDRAREGFERLASGDQFGKIVLTNG, encoded by the coding sequence ATGTTCGCCGTCTACGCCGCCCGAATCGACCGCGACCAGCCGCTTTCCGGCCTGGAGTTGGGGGAGCGCCCGACTCCCGAGACCCGGCCCGGCTGGAGCACCGTCGATGTCAGGGCCGCCTCCCTCAACCATCACGATCTCTGGTCGCTCCGGGGCGTCGGTCTCCCGGAGGGCCGGCTGCCGATGATCCTCGGCTGTGACGCCGCCGGAGTCGACGAGGACGGCAACGAGGTCGTCCTGCACTCCGTCATCGGCCAGACCGGGCACGGTGTCGGGCCCGACGAGCCTCGTTCCATCCTCACCGAGCGGTACCAGGGGACGTTCGCCGAGCAGGTCGCCGTGCCGACCTGGAACATCCTGCCCAAGCCACGGGAGCTCTCCTTCGAGGAGGCCGCCTGTCTGCCCACGGCCTGGCTGACGGCTTACCGCATGCTCTTCACCAACGCCGGTGTACGTCCCGGGGACTCCGTCCTCGTCCAGGGCGCGGGCGGCGGGGTCGCCACGGCGGCCATCGTGCTGGGCAGGGCGGCCGGGCTGCGGGTCTTCGCCACCAGCAGGGACGAGGCCAAGCGGAAGCGGGCGCTGGAGCTCGGGGCCGTCGAGGCGGTGGAGCCCGGCGCGCGGCTGCCGCAGCGGGTGGACGCCGTCATCGAGACCGTCGGCGCCGCCACCTGGTCGCACTCGGTGAAGTCCCTGCGGCCCGGCGGCACGCTCGTCATCTCCGGTGCCACGAGCGGTGACCGGCCCTCGCACGCCGAGCTGACCCGGATCTTCTTCCTGGAACTGAAGGTCGTCGGCTCCACCATGGGCACCAAGGACGAGCTGGAGGACCTGCTCGCCTTCTGTGCCGCGACCGGTGTCCGCCCCGTCATCGACGAGGTGCTGCCGCTCGACCGGGCCCGCGAGGGCTTCGAACGGCTCGCGTCGGGCGACCAGTTCGGCAAGATCGTGCTCACCAACGGCTGA
- a CDS encoding NAD(P)-dependent malic enzyme: MAAEIVNPRSESAERTGQEGGAEPLDSFDPVFALHRGGKMAVQATVPIRDKDDLSLAYTPGVARVCTAIAERPELVDDYTWKSSVVAVVTDGTAVLGLGDIGPEASLPVMEGKAILFKQFGGVDAVPIALACTDVDEIIETVVRLAPSFGGVNLEDISAPRCFEIERRLQDALDIPVFHDDQHGTAIVTLAALRNAARLSGRGIGELRAVISGAGAAGVAIARMLVEAGIGDVAVADRKGIVSADREDLTDVKRELAGFTNKAGLTGSLENALAGADVFIGVSGGTVPEEAVASMAKGAFVFAMANPTPEVHPDVAHKYAAVVATGRSDFPNQINNVLAFPGIFAGALQVRASRITEGMKIAAAEALAGVVGEDLAADYVIPSPFDERVAPAVTAAVAAAARAEGVARR; the protein is encoded by the coding sequence GTGGCAGCGGAGATCGTCAATCCTCGCAGCGAGAGCGCCGAACGAACGGGCCAGGAGGGCGGTGCGGAGCCCCTCGACTCGTTCGACCCGGTGTTCGCGCTGCACCGCGGCGGAAAGATGGCCGTGCAGGCCACCGTCCCGATTCGTGACAAGGACGACCTGTCCCTCGCCTACACGCCCGGCGTCGCGCGGGTGTGCACCGCGATCGCCGAGCGGCCGGAGCTGGTGGACGACTACACCTGGAAGTCCTCCGTCGTCGCCGTCGTGACCGACGGCACGGCCGTTCTCGGCCTCGGGGACATCGGTCCGGAAGCCTCTCTTCCGGTCATGGAAGGCAAGGCGATCCTGTTCAAGCAGTTCGGCGGTGTGGACGCGGTTCCGATCGCGCTCGCCTGCACGGACGTGGACGAGATCATCGAGACCGTGGTGCGCCTCGCGCCCTCGTTCGGCGGAGTGAACCTGGAGGACATCTCGGCGCCGCGGTGCTTCGAGATCGAGCGCCGGCTCCAGGACGCGCTGGACATCCCGGTCTTCCACGACGACCAGCACGGCACGGCGATCGTCACGCTGGCGGCGCTGCGCAACGCGGCGCGGCTGAGCGGGCGGGGCATCGGTGAGCTGCGCGCGGTCATCTCCGGCGCCGGCGCTGCCGGTGTCGCCATCGCCAGGATGCTGGTCGAGGCCGGCATCGGGGACGTCGCGGTCGCCGACCGCAAGGGCATCGTCTCGGCGGACCGCGAGGACCTGACCGACGTCAAGCGTGAGCTGGCCGGGTTCACCAACAAGGCCGGGCTGACCGGCTCCCTGGAGAACGCGCTGGCCGGCGCCGACGTCTTCATCGGCGTCTCCGGCGGTACGGTCCCGGAGGAGGCGGTGGCCTCCATGGCGAAGGGGGCCTTCGTCTTCGCCATGGCCAACCCGACGCCCGAGGTGCACCCGGACGTCGCTCACAAGTACGCGGCCGTGGTCGCGACCGGGCGCTCGGACTTCCCGAACCAGATCAACAACGTGCTGGCGTTCCCGGGGATCTTCGCGGGCGCGCTCCAGGTGCGGGCCTCCCGGATCACCGAGGGCATGAAGATCGCGGCGGCCGAGGCCCTGGCGGGGGTCGTCGGTGAGGATCTCGCGGCGGACTACGTGATTCCGTCGCCGTTCGACGAGCGGGTCGCTCCCGCGGTGACCGCGGCGGTGGCCGCGGCTGCTCGCGCCGAAGGGGTCGCTCGCCGCTGA
- a CDS encoding ABC transporter substrate-binding protein — MTASSTRRTTAARTRLAAVGSLAVAGALLLSACGDQTKSGGSSSESSSGSDKAPLFSKLPADIQKAGVIKVGTNAEYAPMESVEGGKIVGVDPDIAAALGKQLGVDFQFTSGGFDTLITAVNTGRYDVAMSSITDNKQRQEGLDDKGKKLGTGVDFVDYFTAGTAIYVQKGNPKGIKTIDDLCGQTVAVQRGTTYEEALKAQSKKCTEGGKKALKIESFENDTEAQTRVKSGGAVAGVNDYPVAVDMARKAGNGNTFEVLDEQYEAAPFGIVVDKKNTQLRDALKEAVDAIIKDGSYQKALEKWGAESGAIKAAAVNGGK, encoded by the coding sequence ATGACCGCAAGCTCCACCCGACGCACGACCGCCGCGCGCACCCGCCTGGCAGCGGTCGGATCCCTCGCGGTCGCGGGCGCCTTGCTGCTCTCCGCCTGCGGCGACCAGACCAAGAGCGGCGGCAGCTCCTCCGAGTCGTCGAGCGGCTCCGACAAGGCCCCCCTGTTCTCCAAGCTCCCGGCCGACATCCAGAAGGCGGGCGTCATCAAGGTCGGCACCAACGCCGAGTACGCCCCGATGGAGTCCGTCGAGGGCGGCAAGATCGTGGGCGTCGACCCCGACATCGCCGCCGCGCTCGGCAAGCAGCTCGGCGTCGACTTCCAGTTCACGTCGGGCGGCTTCGACACCCTGATCACGGCGGTCAACACCGGCCGCTACGACGTCGCCATGTCGTCGATCACGGACAACAAGCAGCGCCAGGAGGGCCTGGACGACAAGGGCAAGAAGCTCGGCACGGGCGTCGACTTCGTCGACTACTTCACCGCCGGCACGGCCATCTACGTCCAGAAGGGCAACCCCAAGGGCATCAAGACCATCGACGACCTCTGTGGTCAGACGGTCGCCGTGCAGCGGGGCACCACCTACGAAGAGGCCCTCAAGGCGCAGTCCAAGAAGTGCACGGAGGGCGGCAAGAAGGCCCTCAAGATCGAGTCCTTCGAGAACGACACCGAGGCCCAGACCCGCGTCAAGTCCGGCGGCGCCGTGGCCGGCGTCAACGACTACCCGGTGGCCGTCGACATGGCCCGCAAGGCGGGCAACGGCAACACCTTCGAGGTTCTCGACGAGCAGTACGAGGCCGCTCCGTTCGGCATCGTCGTCGACAAGAAGAACACCCAGCTGCGCGACGCCCTCAAGGAGGCCGTCGACGCGATCATCAAGGACGGCTCGTACCAGAAGGCGCTGGAGAAGTGGGGCGCCGAGAGCGGCGCGATCAAGGCCGCCGCGGTCAACGGCGGCAAGTGA